The following are from one region of the Achromobacter xylosoxidans genome:
- a CDS encoding Crp/Fnr family transcriptional regulator, with protein sequence MDPPHASGRPAASSPLCHALLRNLDLFRPLSDAQLDAALRGALPCRLEAGALAYRQGAAAAHFFVLLHGCLKVAQLTPEGEQVVVRYVHPGDLFGLACAMRQPCYPATVQAVQESVCLAWPAAAWERFIACHPQLGAAALQTMGQRLQDAHVRIQELSTDEVEQRVARAILRLVQQSGQPMQDGIGIGFPITRQDIAEMTGTTLHTVSRLLSDWKQRGIVSAGRKRVVLRSPAALARLGEHAAPAVDCSACLSCRQGSPAADEACDASAELAGA encoded by the coding sequence ATGGACCCTCCACACGCTTCCGGGCGGCCTGCGGCCTCGTCGCCCCTGTGCCATGCCCTGCTCCGCAACCTGGATCTGTTCAGGCCCTTGTCCGATGCGCAGCTGGACGCCGCGCTGCGCGGCGCGCTGCCCTGCCGCCTGGAGGCCGGCGCATTGGCCTATCGCCAGGGCGCCGCGGCCGCGCACTTTTTCGTGCTGCTGCATGGCTGTCTAAAGGTGGCGCAGCTGACGCCGGAGGGCGAACAAGTCGTGGTGCGCTACGTCCATCCCGGCGACCTGTTCGGGCTGGCCTGCGCCATGCGGCAGCCCTGCTATCCCGCCACCGTGCAGGCGGTGCAGGAAAGCGTCTGCCTGGCGTGGCCGGCCGCGGCCTGGGAACGCTTCATCGCCTGCCATCCCCAGCTGGGCGCGGCCGCGCTGCAGACCATGGGGCAGCGCCTGCAGGACGCCCACGTCCGCATCCAGGAACTGTCCACCGACGAAGTCGAACAGCGCGTGGCGCGCGCCATCCTGAGGCTGGTGCAGCAATCCGGCCAGCCCATGCAGGACGGCATCGGCATCGGCTTTCCCATCACCCGCCAGGACATCGCCGAAATGACCGGCACCACCCTGCACACGGTCAGCCGGCTGCTCAGCGACTGGAAGCAGCGCGGCATCGTCTCGGCCGGACGCAAGCGCGTGGTGCTGCGCTCGCCCGCCGCGCTGGCCCGCCTGGGCGAGCACGCCGCGCCCGCCGTGGACTGTTCGGCCTGCCTGTCCTGCCGCCAGGGATCGCCGGCCGCGGACGAGGCCTGCGACGCGAGCGCCGAGCTGGCCGGCGCATAG
- a CDS encoding formylglycine-generating enzyme family protein, translated as MESSPRPTGAGIPEHRRMRILPTVIVLLLLTACGPQDGARLALPEITRLPPGEVSYVPPGEALRNGYPATPAPRSARYPDGLAIMTRQVSQADYAACVRAGGCKPLDPAQRQAAAPDLPAVGISWTDASAYAAWLSERTGRRLRLPSYAEWVYAAGEAYREEALPALPGGSDPAQRWLAEYEQQSRRGAQGDATVRTFGAYGRNRAGLMDMAGSVWDWTDDCHARRVLDGLRDGASVTAAQEQESRNCGIRVAAGRHIAYLPDFIRDPKGGACSVGVPPANLGLRLVLEPG; from the coding sequence ATGGAATCCAGCCCGCGCCCGACCGGCGCGGGCATTCCGGAGCACCGCCGCATGCGCATCCTGCCGACCGTCATTGTTCTATTGCTGTTGACCGCTTGCGGGCCCCAGGACGGGGCCCGCTTGGCTTTGCCGGAAATCACGCGCCTGCCGCCGGGCGAGGTGAGCTACGTGCCGCCGGGCGAGGCGCTGCGCAACGGCTATCCCGCCACGCCCGCGCCCCGCAGCGCGCGCTACCCGGATGGCCTGGCCATCATGACGCGGCAGGTCAGCCAGGCCGACTACGCGGCCTGCGTGCGCGCCGGCGGCTGCAAGCCGCTGGACCCCGCACAGCGCCAGGCGGCTGCGCCCGACCTGCCGGCGGTGGGCATCAGCTGGACCGACGCGTCCGCCTATGCCGCCTGGCTGTCCGAGCGCACCGGCAGGCGCCTGCGCCTGCCCAGCTATGCGGAATGGGTCTACGCGGCGGGCGAAGCCTATCGCGAGGAAGCCTTGCCGGCCTTGCCTGGCGGCAGCGACCCCGCGCAGCGCTGGCTGGCGGAATACGAGCAGCAGAGCCGCCGCGGCGCGCAGGGCGACGCCACGGTGCGGACCTTTGGGGCCTACGGCCGCAATCGTGCCGGCCTGATGGACATGGCGGGCAGCGTGTGGGACTGGACTGACGATTGCCATGCGCGGCGCGTGCTGGACGGGCTGCGCGATGGCGCAAGCGTCACCGCTGCGCAGGAGCAGGAAAGCCGCAACTGCGGCATACGCGTCGCGGCGGGCAGGCACATCGCCTATCTGCCCGACTTCATCCGCGATCCCAAGGGCGGGGCGTGTTCGGTAGGTGTGCCGCCGGCGAACCTGGGTCTGCGGCTGGTGCTGGAACCCGGCTAG
- a CDS encoding nitric-oxide reductase large subunit — protein sequence MGPYRKLWFTLIAVLAVTFALLGFYGGEVYRQAPPIPGQVVTTDGKPLFGRDDILDGQTAWQSVGGMQLGSVWGHGAYQAPDWTADWLHRELTAWLDLAAREQHGRDYAQLDAGAQAALRAELKAEYRANRSDAATDTLAVSPRRARAMAQTAAYYDQLFSDAPALHRSRENFAMKENTLPDAARRTQLTHFFFWTAWAAATEREGKAVTYTNNWPHEPLIDNVPSAENVMWSILSVVVLLAGIGFLVWAWAFLRGKEDDEPLAPAKDPLTTFALTPSQRALGKYLFLVVALFGFQVLLGAFTAHYTVEGQKFYGIDLSQWFPYSLVRTWHIQSALFWIATGFLAAGLFLAPLINGGRDPKFQKLGVDILFWALVLVVVGSFTGNYLAIAQIMPPDLNFWLGHQGYEYVDLGRLWQIGKFAGICFWLVLMLRGIVPALRTPGGDKNLLALLTASVGAIGLFYGAGFFYGERTHLTVMEYWRWWIVHLWVEGFFEVFATTALAFIFSTLGLVSRRMATTASLASASLFMLGGIPGTFHHLYFAGTTTPVMAIGASFSALEVVPLIVLGHEAWENWRLKTRAPWMENLKWPLMCFVAVAFWNMLGAGVFGFMINPPVSLYYIQGLNTTPVHAHAALFGVYGFLALGFTLLVLRYIRPQYALSPGLMKLAFWGMNLGLALMIFTSLLPVGLIQFHASVSEGMWYARSEGFMQQELLQNLRWGRTFGDVVFLLGALAIVMQVILGLLSGKPALAEPRLQAKAARG from the coding sequence ATGGGTCCGTATCGGAAATTATGGTTCACCTTGATCGCCGTATTGGCGGTCACGTTCGCATTGCTGGGTTTCTACGGCGGCGAGGTCTATCGCCAGGCGCCGCCGATTCCCGGGCAGGTCGTGACGACCGACGGCAAACCGCTGTTCGGCCGCGACGACATCCTGGACGGCCAGACCGCCTGGCAATCGGTCGGCGGCATGCAGCTGGGATCGGTCTGGGGACACGGCGCCTACCAGGCGCCCGACTGGACGGCCGACTGGCTGCATCGCGAACTGACGGCCTGGCTGGACCTGGCCGCGCGCGAGCAGCACGGCCGGGACTATGCGCAGCTGGACGCGGGCGCCCAGGCCGCGCTGCGCGCGGAACTGAAGGCCGAGTACCGCGCCAACCGCAGCGACGCCGCCACCGACACGCTGGCGGTGAGCCCGCGGCGCGCGCGCGCCATGGCGCAGACGGCGGCCTACTACGACCAGCTGTTCTCCGACGCGCCCGCGTTGCATCGCAGCCGCGAGAATTTCGCGATGAAGGAAAACACGCTGCCCGACGCCGCGCGCCGCACCCAGCTCACGCATTTCTTCTTCTGGACAGCGTGGGCCGCGGCCACCGAGCGCGAAGGCAAGGCGGTCACCTATACCAACAACTGGCCGCATGAGCCGCTGATCGACAACGTGCCCAGCGCCGAGAACGTCATGTGGTCCATCCTCAGCGTGGTGGTGCTGCTGGCCGGCATCGGCTTCCTGGTCTGGGCCTGGGCCTTCCTGCGCGGCAAGGAAGACGACGAGCCGCTGGCGCCGGCCAAGGATCCGCTGACCACCTTCGCCCTGACGCCGTCGCAGCGCGCCCTGGGCAAGTACCTGTTCCTGGTGGTGGCGCTGTTCGGCTTCCAGGTGCTGCTGGGCGCCTTCACCGCGCACTACACCGTCGAAGGGCAGAAGTTCTACGGCATCGACCTGTCGCAATGGTTCCCGTATTCGCTGGTGCGCACCTGGCATATCCAGAGCGCGCTGTTCTGGATCGCCACGGGTTTCCTGGCCGCTGGTCTGTTTCTTGCGCCGTTGATCAATGGTGGGCGCGATCCCAAATTCCAGAAGCTCGGGGTCGACATCCTGTTCTGGGCGCTGGTGCTGGTGGTGGTCGGATCGTTCACCGGCAACTATCTCGCGATCGCGCAGATCATGCCGCCGGACCTGAACTTCTGGCTGGGTCACCAGGGCTATGAATACGTGGACCTGGGCCGCCTGTGGCAGATCGGCAAGTTCGCGGGCATCTGCTTCTGGCTGGTGCTGATGTTGCGCGGCATCGTGCCCGCGCTGCGCACGCCGGGCGGCGACAAGAACCTGCTGGCGTTGCTGACCGCTTCGGTGGGCGCCATCGGCCTGTTCTACGGCGCGGGCTTTTTCTACGGCGAGCGCACGCACCTGACGGTGATGGAGTACTGGCGCTGGTGGATCGTGCACCTGTGGGTGGAGGGCTTCTTCGAAGTCTTCGCAACCACGGCGCTGGCCTTCATCTTTTCGACCCTGGGCCTGGTGTCGCGCCGCATGGCCACCACCGCCAGCCTGGCCTCGGCCTCGCTCTTCATGCTGGGCGGCATACCCGGCACCTTCCATCACCTGTACTTCGCCGGCACCACCACGCCCGTGATGGCCATCGGCGCCAGCTTCTCGGCGCTGGAAGTGGTGCCGCTCATCGTGCTGGGGCATGAGGCCTGGGAGAACTGGCGCCTGAAGACCCGCGCGCCCTGGATGGAAAACCTGAAGTGGCCGCTGATGTGCTTCGTGGCCGTGGCCTTCTGGAACATGCTGGGCGCGGGCGTCTTCGGCTTCATGATCAACCCGCCCGTTTCGCTGTACTACATCCAGGGCCTGAACACGACGCCGGTGCACGCGCACGCGGCCCTGTTCGGCGTGTATGGCTTCCTGGCGCTGGGCTTCACCCTGCTGGTGCTGCGCTACATCCGTCCGCAGTATGCGCTGAGCCCCGGCTTGATGAAGCTGGCGTTCTGGGGCATGAACCTGGGCCTGGCGCTGATGATCTTCACCAGCTTGCTGCCGGTGGGGCTGATCCAGTTCCACGCCAGCGTCAGCGAGGGCATGTGGTACGCCCGCAGCGAAGGCTTCATGCAGCAGGAGCTGCTGCAGAACCTGCGTTGGGGCCGCACCTTCGGCGACGTGGTGTTCCTGCTGGGCGCGCTGGCCATCGTGATGCAGGTGATCCTGGGCCTCTTGAGCGGCAAGCCCGCGCTGGCCGAGCCGCGCCTGCAGGCCAAGGCGGCGCGCGGCTAG
- a CDS encoding MarR family winged helix-turn-helix transcriptional regulator: MARGKPDAWSLFLTAHALVVEEIEKRLSAAGLPPLAWYDALWALERAPDGTARMFEIAERMVIARYNLTRLMDRIEADGLVERFRSDEDRRATYARLTPKGRALRREMWKVYGPAVDELFLSRLPQAQQDAMAASFLDIARHVRASSKESAE; encoded by the coding sequence ATGGCCAGGGGCAAGCCCGATGCGTGGAGCCTCTTCCTGACCGCGCATGCGCTGGTGGTGGAAGAAATCGAAAAGCGCCTGTCAGCCGCCGGCCTGCCGCCGCTGGCCTGGTATGACGCCTTATGGGCGCTGGAGCGCGCGCCTGACGGCACGGCCAGGATGTTCGAGATCGCCGAGCGCATGGTGATCGCGCGCTACAACCTGACGCGCCTGATGGACCGCATCGAGGCCGACGGCCTGGTCGAACGCTTCCGTTCGGACGAGGACCGCCGCGCCACCTACGCCCGCCTCACGCCCAAGGGGCGCGCGCTGCGCCGCGAGATGTGGAAGGTCTACGGCCCCGCCGTCGACGAACTGTTCCTGTCGCGGCTGCCGCAGGCGCAGCAGGACGCCATGGCGGCAAGCTTCCTGGACATTGCGCGCCACGTGCGCGCCTCCAGCAAGGAGTCTGCTGAATGA
- a CDS encoding aspartate/glutamate racemase family protein, with protein sequence MNATPLHIGIVACSAEGAALCYRTLCAEGAQRLGPHAHPEISLHTHSLADYVACLDRADLAGVGALMQSSAGKLARAGADFLICPDNTIHQALGHVLPQSPLPWLHIAEEVAAEAQARGLRRIGILGTRWLVDSTVYPDKLEARGLQWLRPAEPDRDTLARVIMDELVYGVFKPESVARLQAVIERLREAGCDAVVLGCTELPLVLNDGNSALPTLDSTRILARAALSRALRGA encoded by the coding sequence ATGAACGCCACGCCCCTGCATATCGGCATCGTCGCCTGCTCGGCGGAAGGCGCCGCGCTTTGCTACCGCACGCTGTGCGCGGAAGGCGCCCAACGCCTGGGCCCGCACGCGCATCCGGAGATTTCGCTGCACACGCATTCGCTGGCGGATTACGTCGCCTGCCTGGACCGCGCCGACCTGGCCGGCGTGGGCGCGTTGATGCAGTCCTCGGCGGGCAAGCTGGCGCGCGCGGGCGCGGATTTCCTGATCTGCCCGGACAACACCATCCACCAGGCGCTGGGCCATGTGCTGCCGCAGTCGCCCCTGCCCTGGCTGCACATCGCCGAGGAAGTCGCGGCCGAGGCCCAGGCGCGCGGTTTGCGCCGCATCGGCATCCTGGGCACGCGCTGGCTGGTGGACAGCACCGTCTATCCGGACAAGCTGGAAGCGCGCGGCCTGCAATGGCTGCGGCCGGCGGAACCAGACCGCGACACGCTGGCCCGCGTCATCATGGACGAGCTGGTGTACGGCGTGTTCAAGCCCGAATCCGTGGCCCGGCTGCAAGCCGTGATCGAGCGCCTGCGCGAGGCTGGCTGCGATGCCGTGGTACTGGGCTGCACCGAGTTGCCGCTGGTGCTGAACGACGGCAATTCCGCCCTGCCCACGCTGGATTCGACCCGCATTCTGGCGCGCGCCGCGCTCAGCCGCGCCTTGCGCGGCGCCTGA
- a CDS encoding Crp/Fnr family transcriptional regulator produces MSDVSNIVSAEELAGLFEACAWFDALEARHQDLVLATARAEHVANGAWIARRNAPSDFWLGVHTGLLKLAIYNESGRSCTLSGVPPGGWFGEGSVIKRELRKYDVVAIQPSLVLQVPTATFHALLSASLPFSHFVIGQLNNRMGEFIASIQNHRLLDADARVAQSLAQLFNPQLYPSTDLTLAISQEELGYLTGLSRQRVNQALQVLADQGMLALAYNQIKVLDLERLRQFGLDQI; encoded by the coding sequence ATGTCCGACGTTTCAAACATCGTTTCCGCCGAGGAACTGGCCGGCCTGTTCGAGGCTTGCGCCTGGTTCGACGCGCTGGAGGCCCGCCACCAGGACCTGGTGCTGGCGACCGCGCGCGCCGAACACGTGGCCAACGGCGCCTGGATCGCGCGGCGCAATGCGCCCTCGGACTTTTGGCTGGGCGTGCATACGGGTCTTTTGAAGCTGGCGATCTACAACGAGTCGGGCCGCAGCTGCACCCTGTCGGGCGTGCCGCCGGGCGGCTGGTTCGGCGAAGGCAGCGTCATCAAGCGCGAACTGCGCAAGTACGACGTGGTGGCGATCCAGCCGTCGCTGGTGTTGCAGGTGCCTACGGCCACCTTCCATGCGCTGCTATCGGCCAGCCTGCCTTTTTCGCATTTCGTCATCGGCCAGTTGAACAACCGCATGGGCGAGTTCATCGCTTCCATCCAGAACCACCGTTTGCTGGATGCGGACGCGCGCGTGGCGCAGTCGCTGGCGCAGCTGTTCAATCCGCAGCTGTATCCGTCCACCGATCTGACGCTGGCGATCTCGCAGGAAGAACTAGGCTATCTGACGGGCCTGTCGCGCCAGCGCGTCAATCAGGCGCTGCAGGTGCTGGCGGACCAGGGCATGCTGGCGCTGGCCTACAACCAGATCAAGGTGCTGGATCTGGAGCGTCTGCGCCAATTCGGCCTGGACCAGATCTGA
- a CDS encoding acyl-CoA synthetase — protein MSGMFDRGLERRDANYEALTPVDFIARAAQVYGQRLAIVHGEVRRNWAQTYERAQRLAGALAQAGIKRGDTVAVMLPNIPAMVEAHFGVPMLGAVLNTLNTRLDTPSVLFMLGHGEAQALIVDTEYAELAQRARTEFPHLKLISVHDLESAPAELPGAVDYEAFLAGAPARYDWKPPADEWDAIALNYTSGTTGDPKGVVYHYRGAYLNAISNILEWDMPKHPVYLWTLPLFHCNGWCFAWTVAARAGVNVCLRKFDPQTVFDLIRNEGVTHYCGAPIVQSALANAPAELRAGIDHTVRTMVAGAAPAPAVIAKMRDIGFELTHVYGLTEVYGPAAVCARQEAWDALDEEERALRNARQGVRYHLQAGVSVRDPDTMEEVPADEQTVGEVMFRGNICMKGYLKNERATDQAFAGGWFRTGDLGVMTADGYVRIKDRSKDIIISGGENISSIEVEDALYRHPAVAAVAVVAMPDPKWGETPCAFVELKPGCSATAEEIIAHCKLLLPGFKVPRAVRFGELPKTSTGKIQKFELRAAVGATQAIDVAGSGKKTG, from the coding sequence ATGAGCGGTATGTTCGACCGCGGCCTTGAGCGCCGCGACGCCAACTACGAAGCCCTGACCCCGGTGGATTTCATCGCCCGCGCGGCCCAAGTCTATGGCCAGCGCCTGGCCATCGTCCACGGCGAGGTGCGGCGCAACTGGGCCCAGACCTACGAGCGCGCCCAGCGCCTGGCCGGCGCGCTGGCGCAAGCCGGCATCAAGCGCGGCGACACCGTGGCCGTGATGCTGCCCAACATTCCCGCCATGGTCGAAGCCCATTTCGGCGTGCCCATGCTGGGCGCGGTGCTCAATACCCTGAACACCCGCCTGGACACGCCCAGCGTGCTGTTCATGCTGGGGCATGGCGAAGCGCAGGCGCTGATCGTGGACACCGAGTACGCCGAACTCGCCCAGCGCGCGCGGACCGAATTCCCGCACCTGAAGCTCATTTCGGTGCACGACCTGGAAAGCGCCCCGGCGGAACTGCCCGGCGCGGTCGATTACGAAGCCTTCCTGGCCGGCGCCCCCGCCCGCTACGACTGGAAGCCGCCCGCCGACGAATGGGACGCCATCGCGCTGAATTACACGTCCGGCACCACCGGCGATCCCAAGGGCGTGGTCTACCACTACCGCGGCGCCTACCTGAACGCCATCAGCAACATCCTCGAATGGGACATGCCCAAGCACCCGGTCTATCTGTGGACCCTGCCGCTGTTCCATTGCAACGGCTGGTGCTTCGCCTGGACGGTGGCCGCGCGCGCCGGGGTCAACGTGTGCCTGCGCAAGTTCGATCCGCAGACCGTGTTCGACCTGATCCGCAATGAAGGCGTCACCCATTATTGCGGCGCGCCCATCGTGCAGAGCGCGCTGGCCAACGCGCCGGCCGAGCTGCGCGCCGGCATCGACCACACGGTACGCACCATGGTGGCGGGCGCCGCGCCCGCGCCCGCCGTCATCGCCAAGATGCGCGACATCGGTTTCGAGCTGACCCATGTGTACGGCCTGACCGAGGTCTATGGACCCGCGGCCGTGTGCGCCCGCCAGGAAGCCTGGGACGCGCTGGACGAGGAAGAGCGCGCGCTGCGCAATGCGCGCCAGGGCGTGCGCTACCACCTGCAGGCGGGCGTGTCCGTGCGCGATCCCGACACCATGGAAGAGGTGCCGGCCGACGAGCAGACCGTGGGCGAGGTCATGTTCCGCGGCAACATCTGCATGAAGGGCTACCTGAAGAACGAACGCGCCACCGACCAGGCCTTTGCCGGCGGCTGGTTCCGCACCGGCGACCTGGGCGTGATGACGGCCGACGGCTACGTCCGCATCAAGGACCGCAGCAAGGACATCATCATTTCCGGCGGCGAGAACATCTCCAGCATCGAAGTGGAAGACGCGCTCTATCGCCATCCCGCGGTGGCGGCGGTGGCCGTGGTAGCCATGCCCGACCCCAAATGGGGCGAGACGCCCTGCGCCTTCGTCGAGCTCAAGCCCGGCTGCAGCGCCACCGCCGAAGAGATCATTGCGCATTGCAAGCTGCTGCTGCCCGGCTTCAAGGTGCCGCGCGCGGTGCGCTTCGGCGAACTGCCCAAGACCTCCACCGGCAAGATCCAGAAATTCGAACTGCGCGCCGCCGTCGGCGCGACCCAGGCCATCGACGTGGCCGGTTCCGGCAAGAAGACCGGCTGA
- a CDS encoding acyl-CoA dehydrogenase, with amino-acid sequence MTYQAPVKDMLFVLNHLAGLPQVAALPGFEEATPDTTQAVLEESARYAGDVLAPLNHAADREPSSWRDGAVTTSPGFKQAFSLYAEAGWQGMTHPVEYGGQGLPGLIGSPCSEMLNAANLSFALCPLLTNGAIEALLTAGSPELKQRFIEPMISGRWTGTMNLTEPQAGSDLAMVRSRAQPVGDGTYRISGTKIFITYGEHDLAENILHLVLARLPGAPEGVKGISLFLVPKFLVNEDGTLGARNDVHCVSIEHKLGIKASPTCTLQFGDAGGALGYLVGQENRGLDAMFIMMNAARYAVGVQGVAVADRAHQHALAYAAERVQSRPVDGSSKDAVPIIQHPDVRRMLGTMRALTEAGRALAYYTAGHADLAHASPDAEARKRHLAVQEYLVPIVKGWCTEMSIDVASLGVQVHGGMGFIEETGAAQYYRDARILTIYEGTTAIQANDLVGRKTLRDGGAVARALLAEVGKTEAALEARSEPAARLMLTPLRQARAALADAIDFVLANAASRPNAVFAAAVPYLLLAGTTFAGWQMARALLASLDLRQEDPAFHDAKIATAQCYALHKLSQAPGLATVVLGSGEYEVQP; translated from the coding sequence ATGACGTACCAAGCCCCCGTGAAAGACATGCTGTTCGTGTTGAACCATCTTGCCGGCCTGCCGCAAGTCGCCGCGCTGCCAGGTTTCGAGGAGGCCACGCCCGACACCACCCAGGCCGTGCTGGAGGAATCCGCGCGCTACGCCGGCGACGTGCTGGCGCCGCTGAACCATGCCGCCGACCGTGAGCCCAGCTCCTGGCGCGACGGCGCGGTCACCACCTCGCCGGGCTTCAAGCAGGCGTTCAGCCTGTACGCGGAGGCCGGCTGGCAGGGCATGACGCATCCGGTGGAATACGGCGGCCAGGGCCTGCCTGGCCTGATCGGTTCGCCCTGCTCGGAAATGCTGAACGCCGCCAACCTGTCGTTCGCGCTGTGTCCGCTGCTGACCAATGGCGCGATCGAGGCGCTGCTGACGGCCGGTTCGCCTGAACTGAAGCAGCGCTTCATCGAGCCCATGATTTCCGGACGCTGGACCGGCACCATGAACCTGACCGAACCGCAGGCAGGCTCGGACCTGGCCATGGTCCGCTCGCGCGCGCAGCCCGTGGGCGACGGCACCTACCGCATCTCCGGCACCAAGATCTTCATCACCTACGGCGAGCACGATCTGGCCGAGAACATCCTGCACCTGGTGCTGGCGCGCCTGCCCGGCGCGCCCGAAGGCGTCAAAGGCATTTCGCTGTTCCTGGTGCCCAAATTCCTGGTCAACGAAGACGGCACGCTGGGCGCGCGCAACGACGTCCATTGCGTGTCGATCGAACACAAGCTGGGCATCAAGGCCAGCCCCACCTGCACGCTGCAGTTCGGCGATGCGGGCGGCGCGCTGGGCTATCTGGTGGGCCAGGAAAACCGCGGCCTGGACGCCATGTTCATCATGATGAACGCCGCGCGCTACGCGGTGGGCGTGCAGGGCGTGGCCGTCGCCGACCGTGCCCACCAGCACGCGCTGGCCTATGCCGCCGAGCGCGTGCAGAGCCGCCCGGTGGACGGCTCGTCCAAGGACGCGGTGCCCATCATCCAGCACCCCGACGTGCGTCGCATGCTGGGCACGATGCGCGCGCTGACGGAAGCCGGCCGCGCGCTGGCCTACTACACCGCGGGCCACGCCGATCTGGCGCACGCCAGCCCGGACGCCGAGGCCCGCAAGCGCCATCTGGCGGTGCAGGAATACCTGGTGCCCATCGTCAAGGGCTGGTGCACCGAAATGTCCATCGACGTGGCGAGCCTGGGCGTGCAGGTGCACGGCGGCATGGGTTTCATCGAGGAAACCGGCGCGGCGCAGTACTACCGCGACGCGCGCATCCTCACGATCTACGAAGGCACCACGGCGATCCAGGCCAATGACCTGGTGGGCCGCAAGACCCTACGCGACGGCGGCGCCGTCGCCCGCGCCTTGCTGGCGGAAGTCGGCAAGACCGAAGCGGCGCTGGAGGCCCGCAGCGAACCCGCCGCCCGCCTGATGCTGACGCCGCTGCGCCAGGCCCGCGCGGCGCTGGCCGACGCCATCGACTTCGTGCTGGCCAACGCCGCCAGCCGCCCCAACGCGGTGTTCGCGGCCGCGGTGCCGTATCTGTTGCTGGCAGGCACCACGTTTGCCGGCTGGCAGATGGCGCGAGCGCTGCTGGCCAGTCTGGACCTGCGCCAGGAAGACCCGGCTTTCCACGACGCCAAGATCGCCACCGCGCAGTGCTACGCGCTGCACAAGCTGAGCCAGGCGCCCGGGCTTGCGACGGTGGTGCTGGGATCTGGAGAGTATGAGGTGCAGCCTTGA
- a CDS encoding MFS transporter → MPARPEPADSAPPGPMPRSLVMLLAVACALSVANVYYAQPLLDAIGREFGIAEGAVGIVVTATQLGCALALLFVVPLGDLLDRRRLMLGQLALLVLSLAAVALSAGTPWLLMGMVALGLLGTAMTQGLLALSAALAAPGERGRVVGAAQGGVVIGLLLARTLAGAVADLWGWRAVYVVSAALAAVLAVVLARRLPERRLPSVDMGYWALLRSLYGLLATERVLRVRGMIALLMFAAFSAFWTALVLPLSAPPHLLTHSAVGAFGLVGVAGVLMAARAGRLADSGQGERTTAAGLALLCLAWVPIAFLEQSLWLLALGVLVLDIALQALHVTNQTMIFSVNPQAHSRLVGGYMMFYAVGSGLGAIASTAVYAQAGWLGVCLLGAGISVVALAFWAVTLPRGERLLVGS, encoded by the coding sequence ATGCCAGCCCGACCAGAACCCGCCGATTCCGCACCCCCAGGCCCGATGCCCAGATCCCTGGTCATGCTGCTGGCGGTGGCCTGCGCCCTGAGCGTGGCGAATGTGTATTACGCCCAGCCCCTGCTGGACGCCATCGGCCGCGAGTTCGGCATCGCCGAAGGCGCGGTGGGCATCGTGGTCACGGCCACCCAACTGGGCTGCGCGCTGGCGCTGCTGTTCGTGGTGCCGCTGGGCGACCTGCTGGACCGCCGGCGCCTGATGCTGGGACAGTTGGCGCTGCTGGTGCTGTCCTTGGCGGCCGTGGCGCTGTCGGCCGGCACGCCCTGGCTATTGATGGGCATGGTGGCGCTGGGCTTGTTGGGAACGGCAATGACGCAGGGCCTGCTGGCCTTGTCCGCGGCGCTGGCCGCACCGGGCGAGCGAGGCCGCGTGGTTGGCGCCGCGCAAGGCGGGGTAGTCATCGGCCTGTTGCTGGCACGCACGCTGGCCGGAGCCGTGGCGGACCTTTGGGGCTGGCGCGCGGTCTACGTCGTGTCCGCGGCGCTGGCCGCCGTGCTGGCGGTGGTGCTGGCGCGGCGCCTGCCGGAACGCCGGCTGCCCTCGGTGGACATGGGTTACTGGGCCTTGCTGCGCTCGCTCTACGGCCTGTTGGCCACCGAACGCGTGCTGCGCGTGCGCGGCATGATCGCGCTGCTGATGTTCGCCGCCTTCAGCGCTTTCTGGACCGCGCTGGTACTGCCCCTGAGCGCGCCGCCGCATTTGCTGACGCATAGCGCGGTGGGCGCGTTCGGGTTGGTGGGCGTGGCGGGCGTGCTGATGGCGGCGCGCGCGGGACGACTGGCCGACAGCGGGCAGGGCGAGCGAACCACGGCCGCGGGTCTGGCGTTGCTTTGCCTGGCCTGGGTGCCGATTGCCTTCCTGGAGCAAAGCCTGTGGCTGCTGGCGTTGGGCGTGCTGGTCCTGGACATCGCTCTGCAGGCGCTGCACGTGACGAATCAGACCATGATCTTCAGCGTGAATCCGCAGGCGCATAGTCGATTGGTCGGCGGGTACATGATGTTCTATGCGGTGGGCAGCGGATTGGGGGCGATCGCTTCGACTGCTGTTTATGCTCAGGCCGGCTGGCTGGGGGTGTGCTTGTTGGGGGCGGGTATCAGTGTTGTGGCGCTGGCGTTTTGGGCAGTGACGTTGCCGCGTGGGGAGCGTTTGCTGGTTGGTTCTTGA